From Tiliqua scincoides isolate rTilSci1 chromosome 2, rTilSci1.hap2, whole genome shotgun sequence, the proteins below share one genomic window:
- the LOC136640030 gene encoding sulfate transporter-like has translation MAAETNHIHSAIELAVENDGKQNPHSRIFLEPIEKGTDIKACVVKKVKKTCRCTPAKAKDLIFSFLPVLKWLPKYNLRENILGDAMSGLIVGILLVPQSIAYSLLAGQDPIYGLYTSFFASIIYFLFGTSRHISVGIFGVLCLMVGEVVNREVERAGYDLEPSVPSSFRSDTISYLNNSTLGPLTTNQTTQLLCDRSCYAITVGATVTFMAGIYQVAMGFFQVGFVSVYLSDSLLSGFVTGASFTILTSQAKYLLGLDIPRSSGVGSLVATWINIFRNIHKTNVCDLITSFLCFLVLIPTKELNERFKSKLKAPIPTELFVVVAATLASHFGKLKEKYGSSVSGHIPTGFLPPQPPDWSLIPNVAMDAVAIAIIGFAITVSLSEMFAKKHGYTVKPNQEMYAIGFCNIIPSFFHCFTTSAALAKTLVKESTGCKTQVSGVVTGLVILLVLLVIAPLFYSLQKCVLGVITIVNLRGALRKFSDLPKMWQLSKIDTLIWFVTMLSSALISTELGLLIGVCFSMLCVIVRTQRPEGQLLGWVPKSEIYEPLPAYRDLQTKPGVCVFRFEAPIYYANKESFKSKLYKQTGINPLWEVAAKRKVEKQKLHDKTASSNGNPAEISVQLVTQPLEFHTIVIDCCAVQFLDTAGIHTLKEAHKDYAEIGIQILLAQCCPSVRDSLYRGEYIKKGEKNFLFHSVHEAVEYALCAHRQNGCCASEA, from the exons ATGGCAGCAGAAACTAACCATATCCATTCAGCAATTGAGTTGGCAGTGGAAAATGATGGCAAACAGAATCCCCACTCTAGGATTTTTCTGGAGCCTATAGAAAAGGGCACAGATATCAAGGCATGTGTGGTGAAGAAAGTGAAGAAAACTTGCCGCTGCACTCCAGCTAAAGCCAAAGACCTGATTTTCAGTTTCCTCCCAGTACTGAAGTGGCTACCAAAGTACAACCTGAGAGAAAACATCTTGGGAGATGCTATGTCTGGTCTGATTGTGGGAATCTTGTTGGTTCCACAGTCTATTGCCTATTCCCTATTGGCCGGCCAAGATCCTATTTATGGTCTGTATACATCATTTTTTGCAAGCATTATTTATTTCCTGTTTGGAACCTCCCGTCACATTTCCGTTGGCATTTTTGGTGTACTCTGCCTGATGGTGGGAGAAGTGGTGAACCGGGAAGTAGAAAGAGCTGGATATGATTTAGAACCGAGTGTTCCTAGCAGCTTTCGCTCAGACACTATTTCCTACTTAAATAACAGCACTCTGGGTCCTTTGACTACAAACCAGACAACCCAATTGTTATGTGATAGAAGTTGCTATGCAATTACTGTTGGAGCCACTGTGACTTTCATGGCAGGTATTTATCAG GTTGCCATGGGCTTCTTCCAGGTGGGCTTTGTATCTGTATACCTCTCCGACTCCTTACTCAGTGGATTTGTTACAGGTGCTTCCTTCACCATCCTTACCTCACAAGCCAAATATCTCTTGGGCCTAGACATTCCTCGGAGCAGTGGTGTTGGTTCTCTTGTAGCCACTTGGATAAACATATTCAGAAACATCCACAAGACGAATGTCTGTGATCTCATCACCAGCTTCTTGTGCTTTCTTGTTCTTATCCCAACAAAAGAGCTGAATGAGCGATTCAAGTCCAAACTAAAGGCTCCCATTCCCACTGAACTGTTTGTGGTTGTGGCAGCTACACTGGCATCCCATTTTGGGAAACTGAAAGAGAAGTATGGCTCCAGTGTTTCTGGACACATTCCAACTGGATTTCTGCCACCACAACCACCGGATTGGAGTCTTATTCCCAATGTGGCTATGGATGCAGTGGCCATAGCCATTATTGGATTTGCTATCACTGTATCTCTTTCAGAGATGTTTGCCAAGAAGCATGGCTACACAGTCAAACCCAACCAGGAAATGTATGCCATTGGTTTCTGCAACATCATCCCTTCCTTTTTCCACTGCTTCACAACTAGTGCAGCTCTTGCCAAGACACTTGTCAAAGAGTCAACCGGCTGTAAGACTCAGGTCTCTGGTGTGGTGACTGGTTTGGTCATCCTTTTAGTCCTCCTTGTGATTGCTCCCCTTTTCTATtccctccagaaatgtgtcctgGGAGTCATAACCATTGTGAATCTCAGAGGAGCCTTGCGGAAATTCAGTGACCTCCCCAAAATGTGGCAGTTAAGCAAAATAGACACACTGATCTGGTTTGTCACCATGCTTTCTTCAGCACTGATAAGTACTGAACTTGGTCTTCTTATTGGGGTCTGCTTCTCCATGCTTTGTGTCATTGTGCGGACTCAAAGACCAGAAGGACAGTTATTGGGCTGGGTGCCAAAATCTGAAATCTATGAACCTCTTCCTGCATACAGGGACCTTCAGACAAAGCCAGGAGTCTGCGTTTTTCGTTTTGAAGCACCAATCTACTATGCCAATAAAGAGAGCTTTAAGTCCAAGCTGTACAAGCAGACTGGAATCAACCCTTTGTGGGAGGTGGCTGCAAAGAGAAAGGTAGAAAAGCAAAAGCTTCATGATAAAACGGCCAGTTCCAATGGAAACCCAGCAGAGATCTCAGTGCAGCTTGTCACTCAGCCACTGGAGTTTCATACCATAGTGATTGACTGCTGTGCAGTGCAATTCTTAGATACTGCAGGGATCCACACGCTGAAAGAAGCTCACAAAGATTATGCAGAAATTGGCATCCAGATATTGCTGGCTCAGTGCTGTCCCTCTGTGAGGGATTCTCTGTATCGAGGGGAGTACAttaaaaagggggagaaaaacttCCTCTTCCACAGTGTGCACGAAGCTGTGGAATATGCATTGTGTGCTCATAGACAGAATGGGTGCTGTGCCTCTGAAGCCTAG